In Streptomyces sp. NBC_00483, a single window of DNA contains:
- a CDS encoding lipase family protein, producing the protein MRQTIVHGPAFADLRPLKEATFVEPGRTTFPVHPELPSLLREDKEHPDPAGVLPHTMATLAAYAYAGHAQSGDAETVAMMATRLGLERNRCRVFEQRVDALYIASAAYLIQDEDRRIAILCYRGTQPEDIISILTDADVRPETLAVDLDGAEYAVHAGFYRNMRSTRYLILQALERAVRGESIDPDEKGTRGPGLEALYITGHSLGAAMAALMAVTLVHEPRYAHIARCLRAVYTFGQPMIGGPDLAQACADTVDSNGTHLLRDRLLRYIYDRDVVPALPPRPVGPYAPFGREFHFRRPRRAVDAVFTAVADAAADAVALPGDLLTGANPLRRLRRMTAIPARAREDGWVERLEPALPYPQMDSLAGLAVVAPLAFFAARLALTRTLPFKYSFDDHGPAHYVNALAPEGVLSEYGDVR; encoded by the coding sequence ATGCGCCAGACGATCGTGCACGGACCCGCCTTCGCCGACCTGCGCCCCCTCAAGGAGGCCACGTTCGTCGAGCCGGGCAGGACCACCTTCCCCGTCCACCCCGAACTGCCGAGCCTGCTTCGGGAGGACAAGGAACATCCGGATCCGGCGGGTGTGCTTCCGCACACGATGGCGACCCTGGCCGCGTACGCGTACGCCGGTCACGCGCAGAGCGGTGACGCGGAGACCGTCGCGATGATGGCGACACGGCTCGGCCTGGAACGCAACCGGTGCCGCGTCTTCGAACAGCGCGTCGACGCGCTCTACATCGCCTCCGCGGCCTATCTGATCCAGGACGAGGACCGCCGGATCGCGATCCTCTGCTACCGGGGCACCCAGCCCGAGGACATCATCAGCATCCTCACGGACGCCGACGTCCGCCCGGAGACCCTCGCCGTCGACCTGGACGGCGCCGAGTACGCGGTGCACGCGGGCTTCTACCGCAACATGCGCTCCACCCGCTATCTGATCCTCCAGGCCCTGGAGCGCGCCGTGCGCGGCGAGTCCATCGACCCCGACGAGAAGGGCACCCGCGGCCCCGGCCTCGAAGCGCTCTACATCACCGGTCACAGCCTGGGCGCGGCCATGGCGGCCCTGATGGCGGTCACCCTCGTCCACGAACCGCGCTACGCCCACATCGCCCGCTGCCTGCGCGCCGTCTACACGTTCGGCCAGCCCATGATCGGCGGCCCCGACCTGGCGCAAGCCTGCGCGGACACGGTCGACAGCAACGGCACCCACCTGCTGCGCGACCGCCTCCTGCGCTACATCTACGACCGCGACGTGGTGCCCGCGCTGCCGCCGCGCCCCGTCGGCCCGTACGCCCCGTTCGGCCGCGAGTTCCACTTCCGTAGGCCACGCCGGGCCGTGGACGCGGTGTTCACGGCGGTGGCCGACGCGGCGGCCGATGCGGTCGCACTCCCCGGCGACCTCCTCACCGGGGCGAACCCCCTGCGGCGGCTGCGCCGCATGACCGCGATCCCGGCCCGCGCCCGCGAGGACGGCTGGGTCGAACGGCTCGAACCCGCCCTGCCCTACCCCCAGATGGACAGCCTCGCGGGCCTGGCGGTCGTGGCCCCCCTCGCCTTCTTCGCGGCCCGCCTTGCGCTGACGCGGACGCTCCCGTTCAAGTACTCCTTCGACGATCACGGGCCGGCGCATTACGTCAACGCGCTTGCGCCTGAAGGGGTGTTGAGCGAGTACGGGGATGTGCGGTAG
- a CDS encoding amidase, whose protein sequence is MNPTDAAEICRLSATETAALIRSRELSPVEVTDAVLDRIDAVDGELGAFCTPTPDLARAAARRVADDIAAGRDTGPLAGVPLGVKDLISTKGIRTTSGSHAYADFVPDEDDIVVERSVAAGAVVLGKTNATEFGYSATGHNPLFPVTRNPWDLDRTPGGSSAGSAAAVAAGLGPVALGSDGGGSVRVPAALCGIFGFKASMGRVPVYPGCRDERYPGVSGWESVEHIGPLTRTVADAALMLSVLTGPDPRDRHSIPCADVDWTRRRPTGPLRIAYSQDLGRVAVDPEVRRVADEAARVFEKDLGAEVDRIDLQLPDYSTAFGAIVAAETDLTGMRAMADRLGPAMSPHLAALVRTPWTAEQFTDANLVRKAVVNRVARLMSTYDLILTPTTSVAAFPVGVQGPELIDGRMVPTDHWTSFTPLANLTGQPAASLPAGRTRGGLPVGVQLIGRHLADGALLDVCAAYEEAAPWRDAWPTAV, encoded by the coding sequence GTGAACCCCACCGACGCCGCCGAGATCTGCCGCCTGTCCGCCACCGAGACCGCTGCGCTGATCCGCTCGCGGGAGCTGTCCCCCGTCGAGGTCACGGACGCGGTGCTCGACCGGATCGACGCCGTGGACGGGGAGCTCGGCGCGTTCTGCACGCCCACGCCCGACCTGGCCCGGGCCGCCGCCCGGCGGGTCGCGGACGACATCGCCGCGGGCCGTGACACGGGCCCGCTGGCCGGTGTCCCGCTCGGCGTCAAGGACCTGATCTCCACCAAGGGCATCCGTACGACCTCGGGCTCGCACGCGTACGCGGACTTCGTGCCGGACGAGGACGACATCGTGGTGGAGCGGTCGGTGGCGGCGGGCGCCGTCGTCCTCGGCAAGACCAATGCCACCGAGTTCGGCTACAGCGCGACCGGGCACAACCCGCTGTTCCCGGTGACCCGCAATCCGTGGGACCTCGACCGCACGCCGGGCGGCTCCAGCGCGGGTTCGGCGGCGGCCGTCGCGGCGGGGCTCGGTCCGGTGGCGCTCGGCAGCGACGGCGGCGGCTCGGTCCGCGTACCGGCGGCGCTGTGCGGAATCTTCGGGTTCAAGGCGTCGATGGGGCGGGTGCCGGTGTATCCGGGGTGCCGCGACGAGCGCTACCCCGGGGTCTCCGGCTGGGAGTCGGTCGAGCACATCGGCCCGCTGACACGCACCGTCGCCGACGCCGCCCTGATGCTCTCGGTGCTCACCGGCCCCGACCCGCGCGACCGGCACTCGATCCCCTGCGCGGACGTGGACTGGACCCGGCGCCGCCCGACCGGCCCGCTGCGCATCGCCTACAGCCAGGACCTGGGCCGGGTCGCCGTCGACCCCGAGGTGCGCCGGGTGGCGGACGAGGCGGCGCGGGTCTTCGAGAAGGACCTGGGCGCCGAGGTCGACCGGATCGACCTCCAACTCCCCGACTACAGCACGGCGTTCGGGGCGATCGTCGCCGCCGAGACCGACCTGACGGGCATGCGGGCCATGGCCGACCGGCTCGGGCCCGCGATGTCCCCGCACCTCGCGGCGCTCGTACGCACACCGTGGACAGCCGAGCAGTTCACCGACGCCAACCTGGTGCGCAAGGCGGTCGTGAACCGGGTGGCCCGGCTGATGTCGACGTACGACCTGATCCTCACCCCGACCACCTCCGTCGCGGCGTTCCCCGTCGGGGTGCAGGGCCCGGAGCTGATCGACGGGCGGATGGTGCCGACGGACCACTGGACGTCGTTCACCCCGCTCGCCAACCTCACGGGCCAGCCGGCGGCCTCACTCCCGGCGGGCCGCACGCGGGGCGGGCTCCCGGTCGGCGTACAGCTGATCGGCCGACACCTCGCGGACGGCGCGCTCCTCGACGTGTGCGCGGCCTACGAGGAGGCGGCACCGTGGCGGGACGCGTGGCCGACGGCGGTGTGA
- a CDS encoding purine-cytosine permease family protein, producing MTSAEEYEHAPVPPTARKSLPSVAAVWFGFPMNLGNAVFGGVIVYNLGLVHGLLAILVGNLVLFGYVGALSHYAGRTGKNFALQAADTFGRRGRLAAAGFLATVVIGWFSFQVGLTGTTLQDTLGWTPLWGALLGCAIYTLLTVAGIRALALVGAVATPLFVVLGAIAVGYGAGHTSASDALTYQGVGGTLGFGGAVAIVIAGFADSGTMTADFTRWSRSGRSAVAATAFAFPFANFVAYALGGVVVAIGGSADPAADGGGFLPLLTGHGPLLTALAVLFVFVNLGSVASHCLYNGAVGWAALTPAKMRPLALGLGLLGLLFALSGAWGHFVDWLNLLGVFVPPIGAVLITDQYLRRKGRAAVVRDYRWGALGAWAAGALAAGLAHYLLPGSVDPLFGIVVAAVVHVLVERRTAPRPTPAEPAVDVAGTTTV from the coding sequence ATGACCAGCGCAGAAGAGTACGAACACGCACCAGTTCCGCCCACCGCCCGCAAGAGCCTCCCGTCGGTGGCCGCCGTCTGGTTCGGCTTCCCGATGAACCTCGGCAACGCCGTCTTCGGCGGCGTGATCGTCTACAACCTCGGCCTCGTCCACGGCCTGCTCGCGATCCTCGTCGGCAACCTCGTCCTGTTCGGCTACGTCGGCGCCCTCAGCCACTACGCGGGCCGCACCGGCAAGAACTTCGCCCTCCAGGCCGCCGACACCTTCGGGCGCCGCGGCAGACTCGCCGCGGCCGGGTTCCTCGCCACCGTCGTGATCGGCTGGTTCAGCTTCCAGGTCGGCCTCACCGGCACGACCCTTCAGGACACGCTCGGCTGGACCCCGCTGTGGGGCGCACTGCTCGGCTGCGCGATCTACACGCTGCTCACCGTCGCCGGGATCCGCGCCCTCGCGCTCGTCGGCGCCGTCGCGACGCCCCTGTTCGTCGTCCTCGGCGCGATCGCCGTCGGCTACGGCGCGGGCCACACCTCCGCCTCCGACGCCCTCACCTATCAGGGCGTGGGCGGCACCCTCGGGTTCGGCGGGGCCGTCGCCATCGTCATCGCCGGGTTCGCCGACTCCGGCACCATGACGGCCGACTTCACCCGCTGGTCCAGGAGCGGGCGCAGCGCGGTCGCCGCCACCGCCTTCGCCTTCCCCTTCGCCAACTTCGTCGCCTACGCGCTCGGGGGCGTCGTCGTCGCGATCGGCGGGTCCGCCGATCCCGCGGCCGACGGCGGCGGCTTCCTGCCCCTGCTCACCGGTCACGGCCCGCTGCTCACGGCGCTCGCGGTGCTGTTCGTCTTCGTCAACCTCGGCTCCGTCGCCTCGCACTGCCTCTACAACGGCGCCGTCGGCTGGGCCGCGCTCACCCCCGCCAAGATGCGCCCGCTCGCGCTCGGCCTCGGTCTCCTGGGCCTGCTGTTCGCACTGAGCGGGGCGTGGGGCCACTTCGTGGACTGGCTGAACCTCCTGGGCGTGTTCGTGCCGCCGATCGGCGCGGTGCTCATCACCGACCAGTACCTGCGCCGCAAGGGCCGGGCGGCCGTCGTCCGGGACTACCGGTGGGGCGCGCTCGGCGCGTGGGCGGCCGGGGCCCTGGCCGCGGGGCTCGCGCACTACCTCCTGCCCGGCTCCGTCGATCCACTGTTCGGCATAGTGGTCGCGGCGGTCGTCCACGTCCTGGTCGAGCGTCGTACGGCGCCGCGGCCCACCCCTGCCGAGCCCGCCGTCGACGTGGCCGGCACCACCACCGTCTGA
- a CDS encoding polysaccharide deacetylase family protein, producing MPKDIQIALGVDVDAVAGWLGSYGGQDSPNDIQRGVFAGEIGTPRLLKLFERYGIRTSWFIPGHSIETFPEQTRMVVDAGHEVGAHGYSHENPIEMSPQQEEDVLAKSVELIEQFTGRGPKGYVAPWWEMSESTAALLHKYGFSYDHSQNYRDFTPFYARVGDSWTKIDYTGDAKDWMKPLVHGHEVDLVEFCGNWYVDDLPPMMFNKHAHNSHGYVSPRALEQDWRDQFDWVHRELDYAVLPITLHPDVSGRPNVLLMLERFIEYVSGHEGVSFVTLEDAADTFRRRFPFGGTERPADMR from the coding sequence ATGCCCAAGGACATCCAGATAGCCCTCGGGGTCGACGTCGACGCGGTCGCCGGCTGGCTCGGCTCCTACGGAGGCCAGGACTCCCCCAACGACATCCAGCGCGGTGTCTTCGCCGGCGAGATCGGCACCCCGCGCCTGCTCAAGCTCTTCGAGCGCTACGGCATCCGTACGTCGTGGTTCATCCCCGGCCACTCCATCGAGACGTTCCCCGAACAGACCCGGATGGTCGTGGACGCGGGCCACGAGGTCGGCGCGCACGGCTACTCGCACGAGAACCCGATCGAGATGTCGCCGCAGCAGGAGGAGGACGTCCTCGCCAAGTCGGTCGAGCTGATCGAGCAGTTCACGGGGCGCGGCCCCAAGGGCTATGTCGCACCCTGGTGGGAGATGTCGGAGTCGACGGCGGCCCTGCTCCACAAGTACGGCTTCTCCTACGACCATTCGCAGAACTACCGGGACTTCACCCCGTTCTACGCCCGCGTCGGCGACTCCTGGACGAAGATCGACTACACGGGCGACGCCAAGGACTGGATGAAGCCGCTCGTGCACGGCCACGAGGTGGACCTCGTCGAGTTCTGCGGCAACTGGTACGTCGACGACCTGCCGCCCATGATGTTCAACAAGCACGCCCACAACAGCCACGGCTACGTCTCGCCGCGCGCCCTGGAGCAGGACTGGCGCGACCAATTCGACTGGGTGCACCGGGAGTTGGACTACGCCGTCCTGCCGATCACGCTCCACCCGGACGTCTCGGGCCGCCCCAACGTCCTGCTGATGCTGGAGCGCTTCATCGAGTACGTCTCCGGCCACGAGGGCGTGTCGTTCGTGACCCTGGAGGACGCGGCCGACACCTTCCGGCGCCGCTTCCCGTTCGGGGGCACGGAGCGCCCGGCCGACATGCGCTGA
- a CDS encoding maleate cis-trans isomerase family protein, giving the protein MRVGMLTPSSNTCLEPVTYGLLQGAPGIATAHFARVPVTRIALDTGSDAQFAPEPMLAAARQLADAKVDVLVWNGTSGSWLGIERDRALAAALTAETGIPATTSTLALLDACAAYGVSRLGLALPYTRDVADAIVSTYAKEGLECVLAEPFGEHDNEAFARIPPADVARQIEAAATDGAQAVAVVCTNVYGAFEADRLERALDLPVFDSVSATLWRALDLAGARPSWSGHGQLLRDGSLRAQVQSTLESLLAATGADRTTFRVDLPEHGLHVDLTAGEALGPGVRSIRRDASLDQRRLNTVEWLEAERRALVQPHFREAPHPPEALIDVYGVRAQMLSPVQTDTEQTDIARTDIAQTGTAQSRTPLTGWISVHSTRERDWTDTDRQALAAATTELTAQLQ; this is encoded by the coding sequence TTGCGCGTAGGCATGCTCACGCCGTCCTCCAACACCTGCCTCGAACCCGTGACGTACGGGCTGTTGCAGGGCGCGCCGGGGATCGCCACCGCGCACTTCGCGCGGGTGCCGGTCACCCGGATCGCCCTCGACACGGGCAGCGACGCCCAGTTCGCCCCCGAGCCGATGCTCGCGGCGGCCCGGCAGCTGGCCGACGCCAAGGTCGATGTCCTGGTGTGGAACGGGACGTCGGGGTCCTGGCTCGGTATCGAGCGGGACCGCGCCCTCGCCGCCGCGCTCACCGCGGAGACCGGCATCCCGGCGACGACCTCGACGCTCGCGCTGCTCGACGCCTGCGCCGCCTACGGGGTGAGCAGGCTCGGCCTCGCCCTGCCCTACACCCGCGACGTGGCCGACGCGATCGTGTCGACGTACGCGAAGGAGGGCCTGGAGTGCGTGCTCGCGGAGCCCTTCGGCGAGCACGACAACGAGGCCTTCGCCCGGATCCCGCCCGCCGACGTGGCCCGCCAGATCGAGGCGGCGGCCACCGACGGAGCGCAGGCCGTCGCCGTCGTCTGCACGAACGTGTACGGCGCCTTCGAGGCGGACCGGCTCGAACGGGCCCTGGATCTCCCGGTGTTCGACTCGGTGAGTGCGACGCTGTGGCGGGCGCTCGACCTTGCCGGGGCGCGTCCGTCGTGGTCCGGGCACGGGCAGTTGCTGCGCGACGGCAGTCTGCGCGCACAGGTTCAGAGCACTTTGGAGTCGCTGCTGGCGGCGACCGGCGCCGACCGCACGACGTTCCGCGTCGACCTGCCCGAACACGGGCTGCACGTCGACCTCACCGCGGGCGAGGCGCTTGGCCCCGGCGTGCGCTCCATCCGCCGCGACGCCTCGCTCGACCAGCGCCGCCTGAACACGGTCGAGTGGCTGGAGGCCGAGCGCCGGGCGCTGGTGCAGCCGCACTTCCGCGAGGCCCCGCACCCGCCCGAGGCACTGATCGACGTATACGGCGTACGCGCGCAGATGCTCTCGCCCGTACAGACCGACACCGAACAGACCGACATCGCGCGGACCGACATCGCACAGACCGGCACCGCACAGTCCCGCACCCCGCTCACCGGCTGGATCTCCGTCCACAGCACCCGCGAGCGCGACTGGACGGACACCGACCGACAGGCCCTCGCCGCGGCCACCACCGAACTCACCGCCCAACTCCAGTAA
- a CDS encoding MFS transporter, whose product MQSANPPQVADAAAPDTRTTKSPPSRTRWKVFLLLLGIVTLNYIDRGSVSVALPLITKDLHLSKEVTGFVLSAFFWTYALMQIPGGRLIDRFGPRRMAGGATIGWGVATGATAAATGVGSLLAARLALGAVEAPVMPAGGKLSAHWLPAKERGRGAVLMDGGAPLGSALGGIAISGLIAWTGSWRISFVVAGAVTVAVGFLALRYLRDTPREHAGVNEAEATYIERAHAAEDAAAPGEDRPAKLRDYVKYRSFWGMCLGWMGFNGVFYGLLTWGPLYLSETKGFDIKSIGWSTLVIFGAGFVGELIGGWLADHWRSRGTAANTVLRTLMGIAGAAVTAGLLGVVLVPDAMTAVALLSVVLFFLRWAGLYWALPSTLGGRANAGVVGAAMNLSGNIAGIVTPIAVGFIVGGTGSYTWALLYFVGAALLFTAASLVIDYSRRLVVR is encoded by the coding sequence ATGCAGTCAGCCAATCCGCCGCAGGTCGCCGACGCGGCCGCACCGGACACGAGAACCACCAAGTCCCCGCCCAGCCGCACGCGTTGGAAGGTGTTTCTGCTCCTCCTCGGCATCGTCACGCTGAACTACATCGACCGCGGCTCCGTGTCCGTGGCGCTGCCGCTGATCACCAAGGATCTGCATCTGTCGAAGGAGGTCACCGGCTTCGTCCTGAGCGCGTTCTTCTGGACGTACGCGCTGATGCAGATCCCCGGCGGACGGCTGATCGACCGGTTCGGGCCGCGCCGGATGGCCGGCGGCGCCACCATCGGCTGGGGTGTCGCGACCGGCGCCACGGCGGCCGCCACCGGCGTCGGCTCGCTGCTCGCGGCCCGGCTCGCGCTCGGCGCGGTCGAGGCCCCGGTGATGCCGGCCGGCGGCAAGCTGAGCGCGCACTGGCTGCCCGCGAAGGAACGCGGGCGCGGCGCGGTCCTCATGGACGGCGGCGCCCCGCTCGGCTCCGCGCTCGGCGGCATCGCCATCTCCGGGCTCATCGCCTGGACGGGCAGCTGGCGGATCAGCTTCGTCGTCGCGGGCGCGGTGACCGTGGCGGTCGGCTTCCTCGCCCTGCGCTACCTGCGCGACACCCCGCGCGAGCACGCGGGCGTGAACGAGGCAGAGGCGACGTACATCGAGCGGGCGCACGCCGCCGAGGACGCCGCCGCGCCCGGCGAGGACCGGCCGGCGAAGCTGCGCGACTACGTCAAGTACCGCTCGTTCTGGGGCATGTGCCTGGGCTGGATGGGCTTCAACGGCGTCTTCTACGGGCTGCTCACCTGGGGCCCGCTGTACCTGTCGGAGACCAAGGGCTTCGACATCAAGTCCATCGGCTGGTCCACGCTCGTCATCTTCGGCGCCGGGTTCGTCGGCGAGCTGATCGGCGGCTGGCTCGCCGACCACTGGCGCTCGCGCGGCACCGCGGCCAACACCGTGCTGCGCACGCTGATGGGGATCGCGGGCGCGGCCGTGACGGCGGGCCTGCTCGGCGTCGTACTCGTTCCGGACGCGATGACGGCGGTCGCGCTGCTCTCCGTCGTGCTGTTCTTCCTGCGCTGGGCGGGCCTGTACTGGGCGCTTCCCTCCACGCTCGGCGGTCGCGCCAACGCGGGCGTGGTCGGCGCCGCCATGAACCTGTCCGGCAACATCGCGGGGATCGTCACGCCCATCGCCGTCGGCTTCATCGTCGGCGGCACCGGCTCCTACACGTGGGCGCTGCTGTACTTCGTCGGCGCGGCGCTGCTGTTCACCGCCGCGTCCCTGGTCATCGACTACTCGAGGAGGCTCGTCGTCCGATGA